A region from the Sphingomonas sp. S2-65 genome encodes:
- a CDS encoding DUF1320 domain-containing protein, translating to MLDRTTSYGDMEDEDFDRDLALGFMSSESGGYSSEDEDHFDNFANGYDGEYEDEDHFSYEFEAEGSEEVGSFSGYGEAYDGESFDGEGDEFFGSIWKAAKKAASAVAPIAKKFAPQIGSVIGGALGGPAGAAIGGKLGGFVQQMEAEDEGESEDEMNAVADVPTTEDQLAESVAHAASRGRAADAQSLGSQITIFIGSRAPLPVKTVLPVLSQASGNVARALVQSRDPRARALIRTLPTIQRRTVATLTQKARAGKPVTPRIAVRVMAKHANRTLSNQQAIGKALASNAAKKRSLDRRAIKSAERFS from the coding sequence ATGCTCGACCGCACCACCAGCTATGGCGATATGGAAGACGAGGACTTCGACCGCGATCTGGCGCTCGGATTCATGAGCTCGGAAAGCGGCGGATATTCCTCCGAAGACGAGGATCATTTCGACAACTTCGCCAATGGCTATGACGGCGAGTATGAGGATGAGGATCATTTCTCATACGAGTTCGAAGCCGAAGGCTCGGAGGAAGTCGGCAGCTTCTCCGGCTATGGCGAGGCCTATGACGGTGAAAGCTTCGATGGAGAAGGGGACGAGTTCTTCGGCTCGATCTGGAAAGCCGCCAAAAAGGCGGCATCGGCAGTCGCGCCGATCGCCAAGAAATTCGCGCCGCAGATCGGCTCGGTGATCGGCGGCGCGCTCGGTGGGCCGGCCGGCGCCGCAATCGGCGGCAAGCTCGGCGGCTTCGTCCAGCAGATGGAGGCCGAAGACGAAGGCGAGAGCGAGGACGAGATGAACGCCGTCGCCGATGTGCCGACAACTGAGGACCAGCTCGCCGAATCGGTCGCTCATGCCGCCTCGCGCGGACGGGCTGCCGATGCCCAGTCGCTGGGTTCGCAGATCACCATCTTCATCGGCAGCCGCGCGCCGCTGCCGGTCAAGACCGTGCTGCCGGTGCTGAGCCAGGCGAGCGGCAATGTCGCCCGCGCGCTGGTGCAAAGCCGAGACCCGCGCGCGCGCGCGCTGATCCGCACGCTGCCGACGATCCAGCGCCGGACCGTCGCAACGCTCACGCAAAAGGCGCGCGCCGGCAAGCCGGTGACGCCGCGCATCGCGGTGCGCGTGATGGCCAAGCACGCCAACCGCACGCTGTCGAACCAGCAGGCGATCGGCAAGGCGCTGGCCAGCAACGCCGCCAAGAAGCGCTCGCTCGACCGCAGAGCGATCAAGAGTGCCGAACGGTTCTCCTGA